AGGTCACCAATTGAATAACCAAGACACAAATACTAATTTAAAAAGTTTTATTCCTAATCTTCAAAGTCATTTTGACTTTGAAGATATTTTTTTTAATTCAACAGAAACATTTGTTCATCCAACATCTGTCGTAGGAAAAAATGTTCAGTTACAAGATGGCGTAAAAATTGGACCTTATTGTACAATTGTTGGAAACGTAAAAATCGGTAAAAATACAAAATTATTTTCTCATGTTTCAATCGGTTTTCCAGCACAAGATGTTGGCACACCAAAAAGTCTAGGATCTATCGAAATAGGCGAAAATTGTAACATTCGAGAATTCGTTTCAATACATGCATCTAAAATTGAGAATGATGGTAAAACAATAATCGGTAACAATTGTTACTTAATGGCGTATTCGCACTGCGCTCATGATGTTGTTTTAGAAGATAATGTAATCTTAATAAATAATGTAAACCTTGCTGGTCATGTGCACATAGAGCGAAATGCCATTATGATGTCAAATGCAGCTTCACATCAATTTTGCAAAATTGGAAAATTTAGCTGTGTAACTCCTTTTAGTGCAACAAGACAGGACTTACCTCCTTTTTGTATGTTCACAGGACAACCAACACAATTTTCAGGATTAAATAAAGTTGGTTTAAAGCGAGCAGGATTTAGTCAAGAAAATATTGATAACCTAAAACATATCACAAAACTTTTTTATCAAGACAAAATTTTATTAGATGAAATAATTAAACAAGCAGAAGAAAATAAGGCATCTTGGGGCAGTGATGCTACTGTTTTAGAATTTATTGAATTCATAAAAAACAGTAAGCGCGGGGTTTCAAAGCGCTCAATATCTTACGGACATGATCTTTATTTCTAATTTTATTTTTGGGGGATTTTTCAGCAATGATTAAACTTGGAATTATTGGATTGGGGCACATGGGAGGATTTCATCTTTCCGCATCTAGCTCTATTATTGGGGTACAGATTATCGGAATCGCAGACCCGTCAGAATCAAATTGGGAAAAAGTAAAAAATCCCAAAATTATAAAAACAAAAAATTATAACGATTGGTTAGGACAAGTTGATGGTGTAATCATCGCAACTCCTACCAAATTTCACTATGAAATAGCAAAAGACTGCCTTTCAAAGGGCAAACACGTTTTGATCGAAAAGCCTTTAACAAAAAACATCGAAGAAGCAATTGAGCTTTTTGAAATTGCTAAAAAAAACAAATTAACACTGCACATTGGACACGTAGAAAGATTCAATGCAGCAGTCCAAGAACTAAAAAAAGTTGTTAGTGAACCCTATCTCATCGAATCTCATCGAATTGGACCCTTCACTGCAAGACCTAAAGATGATTCCGTAATTTTAGATTTAATGATTCACGATCTTGATATAATTTTAAATTTGGTTGGTTCAGAAGTAAAAGAAATTAACAACATAGGATCCAA
This genomic window from Candidatus Dependentiae bacterium contains:
- a CDS encoding oxidoreductase gives rise to the protein MIKLGIIGLGHMGGFHLSASSSIIGVQIIGIADPSESNWEKVKNPKIIKTKNYNDWLGQVDGVIIATPTKFHYEIAKDCLSKGKHVLIEKPLTKNIEEAIELFEIAKKNKLTLHIGHVERFNAAVQELKKVVSEPYLIESHRIGPFTARPKDDSVILDLMIHDLDIILNLVGSEVKEINNIGSKVATQMGDIAVVQIKFENGVLANLTSSRISQIKKRTMSIHQKDAFIQLDFTTQDINIYKCATDSSNVDEKGKELKYKQEGIIERLFVYKDNPLKLEIEHFVKSVKTGAKRINPAQDIKALQLALELEKCLINS
- a CDS encoding acyl-[acyl-carrier-protein]--UDP-N-acetylglucosamine O-acyltransferase, coding for MNNQDTNTNLKSFIPNLQSHFDFEDIFFNSTETFVHPTSVVGKNVQLQDGVKIGPYCTIVGNVKIGKNTKLFSHVSIGFPAQDVGTPKSLGSIEIGENCNIREFVSIHASKIENDGKTIIGNNCYLMAYSHCAHDVVLEDNVILINNVNLAGHVHIERNAIMMSNAASHQFCKIGKFSCVTPFSATRQDLPPFCMFTGQPTQFSGLNKVGLKRAGFSQENIDNLKHITKLFYQDKILLDEIIKQAEENKASWGSDATVLEFIEFIKNSKRGVSKRSISYGHDLYF